The following nucleotide sequence is from bacterium.
AACAAATCCCGCCGCTCTTACTGCCTTTTCCCATCCCTCTCTCCATTTGCCCCTTCCAAAATGCCACCTTATTGCTCCATATAAATTTTTACGATTCTTCTTAAGATACGCAGGATTTATTGACTTGCCCTCTTTTTTTATCCCTCTGATTGCCTTAATAATCTTTATTTTTGACCACTTTTTCTTTGTCATCTTTTTAAATCTTATATTCCCTTTTGCCTAGTAGCCTTTTTATGTTCGGGATATGTTTAATAAGAATAAAAGCCATAGCTACAAGGGAGAAAACAAAAACAAGCCTTTTGTTAGGAGAGATAAAAAAGACCAGGATTGGCAAAGAGGTGGATGAGACAATTGAGCCTATTGAAACAATTCTTGTGATAGAAAATGCCAACAAAAATATTGCTATTGTAATTGTTATTTCAATTGGTGCAAGGGCTAGAAATACACCCGCTGAGGTTGCCACACCCTTTCCACCTTTAAACCTTAAAAATATGCTAAAACCCTGCCCCAATATTGCAAACAGGGAAGAAAGAATAGCAATTTTTTCTCCCAAACCAAGCTTAAATGAGATAAAAGGGAAAAAAAAGCCCTTTAGGATGTCAAAAATAAGCACAGGGATTCCCCATCTTTTTCCCAATACCCTACAAACATTGGTAAATCCAATATTTCCCGAGCCTTCTTTCCTTATATCCCTTCCTTTGATTTTTCCAAAGATATACCCTAATGGAATTGAACCAAAAAGATATGCAACAATAATTATAATTAGCCCTTCCAATTTTTTAAATGACTCTCTGACCCTCCAGACCCTCTGACCCTTACATATCTTCCGCCATCTTTGAAAGCCTTAATACAAGAACCTTTGCGAGGTTTGCCGCAACAGAGGGATTTTCCTTTAATAACTCATTAAACGATTTCTTATTCAAAGTGATTGCCTCAACATCAGATACTGCAACCACAGAGGCTGTTCTTTCTACGCCAACCAATAGGGCTATCTCGCCAAAGAAATCCCCCTCTTTAAGATGGGCAATCCTTTTTTGTTCTCCCTCAATAATTACATCAGCCTCTCCCTTCCTTAAGATATAGAAGTAATCTCCTATCTCGCCCTCTCTAACCATATACTCTCCCTTCTCAAAATTCTTGGTGGAAAGCTTCTCGGCTATGCTTTTGAAATCCTCAACCGAGAGGGAAGAGAAAAGGGGAACCTTCATCAGGGTAAGCACCGTTTGATTATCAAGCTCCATATTTCACCTCCATAAATTTTTAATAATTATAATGTGCTTTTTATTAAAAGTCAAAATATTTCTCTTTTAAACTCCCAATTTTTCTCTAAAGTTTTAAAAGTCCAATTTTTCAATAACTGGATTCGGGATAAAAAATTTCTCTAAAGTTTTTTGAAAAATTTTAGGAGACAAATAAATAATCCTCTATAATCTTTTTGTGGTCGAAGACAATATTGTCTGGTAATTTATCTTTATCAAAAACCCTTGCTTCTTCTGCATCGTCCCCTCCAATTGGCTCTCCACTTGCCTTTGCAATGTATACCGTTGATATTACATGAAACCTTGGGTCTCTATTTGGGTCTGAGTATGTATGGAATTGTCTGATGAGTGTAATGTCAAGACCTGTTTCCTCCTTTGCCTCCCTTATTGCTGCAGATTCTAGTGTTTCACCGTAGTCAACAAACCCTCCAGGCAAAGCCCAACCAAAGGGAGGATTTTTCCTCTTTATAAGAACAATCTTGTCTTCTATTTCAATAATTATATCAACTGTGGGATATGGGTTTTTGTATTCACACATAATATACTAAATAACCCTATATTTTTCAAGCTCTCTTTTTAATAATGAAACAGAGGGCTGTCCATCTGCATATGGCTTATTTATAAATCCATAGGTTATTAAAGAGCCAAATATGGGTGCAATTATTCTTGTAATTTTGCCAAGTAGCCCCATTCCAATAGCAATTATGGGCTTTTTATAATTGTAGGTAAAGTTAAGGAGCCTTGCAATGTCCTGTTTGTTATTTATAAATGTTGCAATTTTTACTATATCGGCCCCATTTTTCTCCATAGAAGAAGAAAGAAAGATAAGGGTTTTAATCTCAGGGGTGTTTTGATAATTGTGATGGGAGATGATCAAGGTCTTTTTATTTTTCTTTACAAAATCAATTAAATGCTTTTTTTCGCCATATTCCAGGTCAACATAATCTACTAGGGAAATTATCCCTTTAATTGCCTCATCTGGTAGGAATAGCCTTTTTGTGGCAATAATGGGAAGGCTTGTTTTTTTC
It contains:
- a CDS encoding type I 3-dehydroquinate dehydratase yields the protein MIAATIGGRRKNILSLAEKGKKYGADIIEIRLDKIIGKGDNLLLIKDIKKKTSLPIIATKRLFLPDEAIKGIISLVDYVDLEYGEKKHLIDFVKKNKKTLIISHHNYQNTPEIKTLIFLSSSMEKNGADIVKIATFINNKQDIARLLNFTYNYKKPIIAIGMGLLGKITRIIAPIFGSLITYGFINKPYADGQPSVSLLKRELEKYRVI
- the plsY gene encoding glycerol-3-phosphate 1-O-acyltransferase PlsY, which gives rise to MEGLIIIIVAYLFGSIPLGYIFGKIKGRDIRKEGSGNIGFTNVCRVLGKRWGIPVLIFDILKGFFFPFISFKLGLGEKIAILSSLFAILGQGFSIFLRFKGGKGVATSAGVFLALAPIEITITIAIFLLAFSITRIVSIGSIVSSTSLPILVFFISPNKRLVFVFSLVAMAFILIKHIPNIKRLLGKREYKI
- a CDS encoding NUDIX hydrolase, which codes for MCEYKNPYPTVDIIIEIEDKIVLIKRKNPPFGWALPGGFVDYGETLESAAIREAKEETGLDITLIRQFHTYSDPNRDPRFHVISTVYIAKASGEPIGGDDAEEARVFDKDKLPDNIVFDHKKIIEDYLFVS
- a CDS encoding cyclic nucleotide-binding domain-containing protein produces the protein MELDNQTVLTLMKVPLFSSLSVEDFKSIAEKLSTKNFEKGEYMVREGEIGDYFYILRKGEADVIIEGEQKRIAHLKEGDFFGEIALLVGVERTASVVAVSDVEAITLNKKSFNELLKENPSVAANLAKVLVLRLSKMAEDM